The following coding sequences lie in one Chelonia mydas isolate rCheMyd1 chromosome 6, rCheMyd1.pri.v2, whole genome shotgun sequence genomic window:
- the LOC119566506 gene encoding tripartite motif-containing protein 72-like isoform X1 has translation MEGPSVGQGLCIKQWGLERLSTALLLSHQSNKLRPRKNATKTGHEDVPVEKEDLTLDPDTAHPELEISADGKEVKCGSCKKNVSCSPRQFDTANCVVARQSFSSGRHYWEVFVGQKPRWNLGIVSERAERRGRLIQKTSGCGEVCAEGYWLIGYNKEKAGKPYWAFDTNQMPFDCSPHPETIGVYLDYMAGEVTFYNPDDPDNLIPLYSFYNAAFKNAPVYPFFDPCWHDNGGNAQPLKIL, from the exons ATGGAGGGCCCCAGTGTTGGTCAGGGTCTTTGTATAAAGCAATGGGGCCTGGAGAGACTCTCAACTGCCCTTCTGCTCTCCCACCAGAGCAATAAACTGCGGCCAAGGAAAAACGCTACCAAGACTGGCCATGAGGACGTACCAG TGGAGAAGGAGGATCTAACCCTGGACCCAGACACGGCCCATCCCGAGCTGGAGATCTCAGCGGATGGGAAGGAGGTGAAATGTGGGAGTTGCAAGAAGAACgtcagctgcagccccaggcaaTTCGACACGGCCAACTGCGTGGTGGCCCGGCAGAGCTTCAGCTCTGGGCGGCACTACTGGGAGGTGTTCGTGGGCCAGAAGCCGCGCTGGAACCTGGGCATCGTCTCGGAGCGAGCGGAGAGACGGGGCAGATTGATCCAGAAGACTTCAGGGTGTGGTGAGGTCTGTGCCGAGGGCTACTGGCTGATCGGCTACAACAAGGAGAAGGCCGGGAAGCCATACTGGGCGTTTGACACCAACCAGATGCCCTTTGACTGTAGCCCCCACCCTGAGACCATCGGGGTCTATCTCGATTACATGGCTGGGGAAGTGACCTTCTACAACCCCGATGACCCCGATAATTTGATCCCCCTGTACTCCTTCTACAACGCTGCCTTCAAGAACGCCCCCGTCTACCCCTTCTTCGACCCCTGCTGGCATGACAATGGGGGCAACGCCCAGCCCCTTAAAATCCTGTGA
- the LOC119566506 gene encoding tripartite motif-containing protein 72-like isoform X2 — protein sequence MAAPSNKLRPRKNATKTGHEDVPVEKEDLTLDPDTAHPELEISADGKEVKCGSCKKNVSCSPRQFDTANCVVARQSFSSGRHYWEVFVGQKPRWNLGIVSERAERRGRLIQKTSGCGEVCAEGYWLIGYNKEKAGKPYWAFDTNQMPFDCSPHPETIGVYLDYMAGEVTFYNPDDPDNLIPLYSFYNAAFKNAPVYPFFDPCWHDNGGNAQPLKIL from the exons ATGGCTGCCCCG AGCAATAAACTGCGGCCAAGGAAAAACGCTACCAAGACTGGCCATGAGGACGTACCAG TGGAGAAGGAGGATCTAACCCTGGACCCAGACACGGCCCATCCCGAGCTGGAGATCTCAGCGGATGGGAAGGAGGTGAAATGTGGGAGTTGCAAGAAGAACgtcagctgcagccccaggcaaTTCGACACGGCCAACTGCGTGGTGGCCCGGCAGAGCTTCAGCTCTGGGCGGCACTACTGGGAGGTGTTCGTGGGCCAGAAGCCGCGCTGGAACCTGGGCATCGTCTCGGAGCGAGCGGAGAGACGGGGCAGATTGATCCAGAAGACTTCAGGGTGTGGTGAGGTCTGTGCCGAGGGCTACTGGCTGATCGGCTACAACAAGGAGAAGGCCGGGAAGCCATACTGGGCGTTTGACACCAACCAGATGCCCTTTGACTGTAGCCCCCACCCTGAGACCATCGGGGTCTATCTCGATTACATGGCTGGGGAAGTGACCTTCTACAACCCCGATGACCCCGATAATTTGATCCCCCTGTACTCCTTCTACAACGCTGCCTTCAAGAACGCCCCCGTCTACCCCTTCTTCGACCCCTGCTGGCATGACAATGGGGGCAACGCCCAGCCCCTTAAAATCCTGTGA